The Amycolatopsis sp. DG1A-15b genome contains the following window.
GACTGGCTCAACGGCCGCACGAGCGCACGCGACTCGGCCGGCGCCGCGGCGAAGGCGGACTGGAGCACCGGCAAGACCGGCATGATGGGCGTGTCCTACAACGGAACCCTGCCCAACGCCGTCGCGAGCACCGGTGTCGCCGGCCTGGAGACGATCGTGCCGATCGCGGCCATCTCCAGCTGGTACGAGTACTACCGCCACGACGGCGCGGTCGTCGCCGCCGGCGGGTTCCAGGGCGAGGACGCCGACGTGCTCGCCGAGTACGTGTACACCCGCGCCGACCGGCAGGTCTGCCGCCCGGTGATCGACGGGCTGACCCGCGACCAGGACCGGGTCACCGGCGACTACACGCCGTTCTGGGACGTCCGCAACTACCGCGACGACGTCGGCAAGGTGCGCGCGTCGGTGCTCGCGGTGCACGGCCTCAACGACTGGAACGTCAAGACCGAGCAGGTCGCGACCTGGTACGAGGCGCTGAAGGCCCGCGGCGTCGAGCACAAGATCTGGCTGCACCAGTCCGGGCACGCGGACCCGTACTCGCTGCGCCGCGACGTCTGGCTCGCGACGGTGAACAAGTGGATGTCGCACTACCTCTACGGCATCGACAACGGCATCCAGAACGAGCCGAAGGCGACGATCCAGCGCGAGGACCTGTCGTGGACCGACGAGGCCGACTGGCCGGCGCCGGGCACCTCCGACGTCCGCGTGTACCCGTGGCCGGGCGGCCGCTCGAAGGGCACGATCGACACGCGCACCCCGGTGCCGGGCACGGCGGCCGCCGAAACCCTCGCCGACGACTCGTCGAAGACGATCGAGCAGCTGGCCGGTCTGGCGTCATCCGGCAACCGCCTGCTGTACACGACTTCGGCGGCGAAGCAGTCCGTACGCCTCTCCGGCACCGCTCGCGCCGACCTGGCGCTGGCGTTCGACCGGCCCGCCGCGAACGTCTCGGTGATCCTGCTCGACCGCGCCCCCGACGGCACGTCCCACGTGATCAGCCGGGGCTGGACCGACCCGCA
Protein-coding sequences here:
- a CDS encoding Xaa-Pro dipeptidyl-peptidase; the encoded protein is MKAAVLLAAVLALPLTAGIAEAAPPAPVFTGGQAQPVFDPADVVREDVWVTAPVDSDHDGADDLVHAQVVRPRATQQGLKVPVVYQASPYYAGGNDVANHDVDVELSAPGYARGPEGPRVAAHGVGPAAPITWRYQDYFTARGFAVVYGESLGTGLSTGCPTTGDVNETIGARSVVDWLNGRTSARDSAGAAAKADWSTGKTGMMGVSYNGTLPNAVASTGVAGLETIVPIAAISSWYEYYRHDGAVVAAGGFQGEDADVLAEYVYTRADRQVCRPVIDGLTRDQDRVTGDYTPFWDVRNYRDDVGKVRASVLAVHGLNDWNVKTEQVATWYEALKARGVEHKIWLHQSGHADPYSLRRDVWLATVNKWMSHYLYGIDNGIQNEPKATIQREDLSWTDEADWPAPGTSDVRVYPWPGGRSKGTIDTRTPVPGTAAAETLADDSSKTIEQLAGLASSGNRLLYTTSAAKQSVRLSGTARADLALAFDRPAANVSVILLDRAPDGTSHVISRGWTDPQNRTSPARTEPITPGRTYRIGVDLMPKDYVLAAGHRLEFLLASSDHDYTLRPKPGAGLALDLTKSSVTLPVTGGKPALRAAFG